One Saccharopolyspora erythraea NRRL 2338 genomic region harbors:
- a CDS encoding acetyl-CoA carboxylase family protein gives MQIAGLLVANRAEVAVRVIRAAGELGVETVAVHAADDADALHVRMADRAVPLPGTGPAGYLDGAALVDAARSTGCDAVHPGYGFLAENAGFARACVEAGLTWVGPEPETLDVLGDKTRARELAARCGVPVLAGTSAISGPDEAEEFRAGLPGGSAVVVKAVAGGGGRGMRVVAPHEDLAEAVARCRSEARAAFGDDGVFVEQLLRRARHIEVQVLADAGGAVAVLGDRDCSLQRRRQKLVEIAPAPDLPDEVRKALAEAASTLAGQCGYRGLGTFEFLVEAGDVGEPRWYFMEANPRLQVEHTVTEEVTGIDLVRAQIRVAAGASLADLGLAPGELPAARGFAVQARLNTERLTVGGQAVPATGTITAYEPPGGPGLRVDGCGYPGYRVSPRYDSTLAKLVARDSAPVLADAVGRAHRALGEFRVEGVATNRELLRSLLARPEVRAGAVHTTFVDDVLSELDGVGVESVALPGRDDVVEVTAPMAATVVEVCRAPGEPVRGGEVIAVLEAMKMQHPVSAATPGVVAEVLVKVDDVVTAGQPVALVSPGEEEDGGESGTAAVDLDAPRPDLAALRERRAVLADEARPDAVARWHDRGRRTARENIADLCDEGTFVEYGGLAIAAQRRRRSLRDLVERTPADGLVAGVGAVNGADFEHARVVAMSYDYLVLAGTQGQRGHAKKDRMFELAESARLPVVLFAEGGGGRPGDTDGSGVTGLDCRAFALYARLSGVVPLVGIASGRCFAGNAALLGCSDVVIATPDASIGMGGPAMIEGGGLGVFAPDEVGPTEVQRANGVIDLVARDDADAVALARKYLSYFQGAASRWEAPDARRLRHAVPENRLRVYDVRALIEDLADVDSVLELRRDFGHGAVTALVRVEGRPLGLIANNPAHLGGAIDSPAADKIARFLQLCDAFGLPVLSLCDTPGFMVGPDAERTATVRHVSRMFVNAAAMSVPFGVIVLRKGYGLGAQAMAAGGFREPRFTIAWPTGEFGPMGLEGAVRLGYRKELEAIADPAQRQRRFEEMVAAEYERGQATNVASAFEIDDVIDPAESRRWIAALLTPEGPSAPAGGRRPCVDTW, from the coding sequence ATGCAGATCGCCGGACTGCTGGTGGCCAACCGGGCGGAGGTGGCGGTCCGCGTCATCCGCGCCGCCGGGGAACTGGGTGTCGAGACCGTCGCGGTGCACGCGGCCGACGACGCCGACGCCCTGCACGTGCGGATGGCCGATCGCGCGGTGCCACTCCCGGGTACCGGGCCCGCCGGCTACCTCGACGGTGCCGCCCTGGTCGACGCGGCTCGCTCGACCGGCTGCGACGCCGTGCACCCCGGCTACGGTTTCCTGGCCGAGAACGCGGGTTTCGCCCGCGCGTGCGTCGAAGCCGGACTGACCTGGGTCGGGCCGGAACCGGAAACCCTCGACGTGCTCGGCGACAAGACGCGCGCCAGGGAGCTGGCGGCCCGCTGCGGTGTGCCGGTGCTGGCGGGGACCTCGGCGATCAGCGGTCCCGACGAGGCGGAGGAGTTCCGCGCGGGCCTGCCGGGCGGCTCCGCGGTGGTGGTCAAGGCCGTCGCCGGCGGCGGTGGACGCGGGATGCGCGTGGTCGCCCCGCACGAGGACCTGGCCGAGGCCGTCGCTCGCTGCCGGTCCGAGGCACGTGCCGCGTTCGGCGACGACGGGGTGTTCGTGGAGCAGTTGCTGCGGCGCGCCCGGCACATCGAGGTCCAGGTGCTCGCCGACGCGGGTGGTGCGGTGGCGGTCCTCGGCGACCGCGACTGCAGCCTCCAGCGCCGCAGGCAGAAGCTGGTGGAGATCGCGCCCGCCCCCGACCTGCCCGACGAGGTCCGCAAGGCCCTCGCGGAGGCGGCTTCGACCCTCGCGGGCCAATGCGGGTATCGCGGGCTGGGGACGTTCGAGTTCCTGGTCGAGGCCGGGGACGTGGGAGAGCCCCGCTGGTACTTCATGGAGGCCAACCCGCGGTTGCAGGTCGAGCACACGGTGACCGAGGAGGTCACCGGCATCGACCTGGTCCGCGCGCAGATCCGCGTGGCGGCGGGAGCGAGCCTGGCCGACCTCGGTCTCGCGCCGGGAGAGCTGCCCGCCGCGCGCGGGTTCGCCGTGCAGGCGAGGCTCAACACCGAGCGGTTGACGGTCGGAGGCCAGGCGGTACCCGCGACCGGCACGATCACCGCCTACGAACCACCCGGCGGGCCGGGGCTGCGGGTCGACGGGTGCGGGTACCCCGGCTACCGGGTCAGCCCGCGCTACGACTCGACGCTGGCCAAGCTCGTCGCACGCGACTCCGCTCCGGTGCTCGCCGACGCCGTCGGCAGGGCCCACCGCGCGCTGGGGGAGTTCCGCGTCGAGGGGGTGGCCACCAACCGCGAACTGCTGCGCAGCCTGCTCGCGCGACCGGAGGTGCGGGCAGGTGCCGTGCACACCACGTTCGTCGACGACGTGCTGTCCGAACTGGACGGTGTGGGCGTCGAATCCGTGGCGCTGCCCGGACGCGACGACGTGGTCGAGGTGACCGCGCCGATGGCGGCGACCGTGGTCGAGGTCTGCCGGGCGCCGGGGGAGCCGGTCCGCGGGGGCGAGGTCATCGCCGTCCTGGAGGCGATGAAGATGCAGCACCCGGTCAGCGCCGCCACCCCGGGTGTGGTGGCCGAGGTGCTGGTGAAGGTCGACGACGTGGTGACCGCTGGGCAGCCGGTCGCGCTGGTTTCACCGGGCGAGGAGGAGGACGGCGGCGAGTCCGGCACCGCGGCGGTCGACCTCGACGCGCCGCGCCCGGACCTCGCGGCGCTGCGGGAGCGGCGGGCGGTGCTGGCCGACGAGGCACGGCCCGACGCCGTCGCCCGGTGGCACGACCGGGGCCGCCGCACCGCCCGGGAGAACATCGCCGACCTGTGCGACGAAGGCACCTTCGTCGAGTACGGCGGGCTCGCGATCGCCGCGCAGCGGCGTCGCCGCTCGTTGCGGGACCTGGTCGAGCGCACCCCCGCGGACGGGCTGGTCGCCGGCGTGGGCGCGGTCAACGGGGCCGACTTCGAACACGCCCGCGTGGTCGCGATGTCCTACGACTACCTGGTGCTGGCCGGGACGCAGGGCCAGCGCGGGCACGCCAAGAAGGACCGCATGTTCGAGCTCGCCGAGAGCGCCCGGCTGCCCGTGGTGCTCTTCGCCGAGGGCGGCGGCGGCCGGCCGGGCGACACCGACGGCAGCGGCGTCACCGGACTGGACTGCCGCGCCTTCGCCCTCTACGCGCGGCTCAGCGGTGTGGTGCCGCTGGTGGGCATCGCCTCCGGACGCTGCTTCGCGGGCAACGCCGCGCTGCTCGGCTGCTCCGACGTCGTGATCGCCACGCCGGATGCGTCGATCGGCATGGGCGGCCCTGCGATGATCGAGGGTGGCGGCCTCGGCGTGTTCGCGCCGGACGAGGTCGGGCCGACCGAGGTCCAGCGCGCCAACGGCGTCATCGACCTGGTGGCCCGCGACGACGCCGACGCCGTCGCACTCGCCAGGAAGTATCTGTCCTACTTCCAGGGCGCGGCGTCGCGGTGGGAAGCGCCGGATGCGCGCAGGCTTCGCCACGCCGTGCCGGAGAACCGGTTGCGCGTCTACGACGTCCGCGCGCTGATCGAGGATCTGGCCGATGTGGACTCGGTGCTGGAGCTCCGGCGCGACTTCGGGCACGGCGCGGTCACCGCGCTGGTGCGGGTGGAGGGCAGGCCGCTGGGCCTGATCGCCAACAACCCGGCGCACCTGGGCGGTGCCATCGACTCGCCCGCGGCGGACAAGATCGCGCGTTTCCTCCAGCTCTGCGACGCCTTCGGCCTGCCGGTGCTCTCGTTGTGCGACACGCCCGGTTTCATGGTCGGCCCGGACGCCGAGCGCACCGCGACGGTCCGGCACGTCAGCCGGATGTTCGTCAACGCCGCCGCGATGTCGGTGCCGTTCGGGGTGATCGTGCTGCGCAAGGGCTACGGTCTCGGCGCGCAGGCGATGGCCGCGGGCGGGTTCCGGGAACCGCGCTTCACGATCGCCTGGCCCACCGGGGAGTTCGGGCCGATGGGACTGGAAGGCGCGGTGCGGCTGGGCTACCGCAAGGAGCTGGAGGCCATCGCCGACCCGGCGCAGCGGCAGCGCAGGTTCGAGGAGATGGTCGCCGCCGAGTACGAGCGCGGCCAGGCCACGAACGTGGCTTCGGCGTTCGAGATCGACGACGTGATCGACCCGGCCGAGTCCCGCCGGTGGATCGCCGCCCTGCTGACGCCGGAGGGGCCCTCGGCCCCGGCCGGAGGCCGCAGGCCCTGCGTGGACACCTGGTGA
- a CDS encoding aromatic ring-hydroxylating oxygenase subunit alpha, with translation MTTTGSPQSLMATLPGHYYTDPAIFSLEQSRIFEEQWFCAVRCDDLDKPGAFRTVQIGRESVLIARGRDGAINAFLNICRHRGARLCTEEKGEVRRSFQCPYHAWTYGLDGKLIAAPNLNDMPDIDRTEFGLNRLHVREWLGYAWVCLAEDPPSFDDTVVSDVTARLGDAGAINSYDITALKLGKRIEYDVKANWKQIIENFMECYHCATIHPELTEVLPEFADGFAAQYYVGHGAEFGEDVQGFTVDGSEGLERLPGVTEDQDRRYYAITVRPQVFINLVPDHVIFHRMFPVAPDRTLIECDWLYLPEVVESGRDLSRSVELFDRVNRQDFDACERCQLAMDSRGYSKGGVFVPSEHHIAEFHDWAREQIGEGSGGE, from the coding sequence ATGACCACGACCGGATCGCCGCAGAGCCTGATGGCGACGTTGCCCGGCCACTACTACACCGACCCGGCCATCTTCTCGTTGGAGCAGTCCCGGATCTTCGAGGAGCAGTGGTTCTGCGCGGTGCGCTGCGACGACCTGGACAAGCCCGGCGCCTTCCGCACGGTGCAGATCGGGCGTGAGAGCGTGCTCATCGCCCGGGGCCGTGACGGCGCGATCAATGCGTTCCTCAACATCTGCCGCCACCGCGGCGCGCGGCTGTGCACCGAGGAGAAGGGCGAGGTGCGCCGCTCCTTCCAGTGCCCGTACCACGCCTGGACCTACGGCCTGGACGGCAAGCTGATCGCCGCGCCCAACCTCAACGACATGCCCGACATCGACCGCACCGAGTTCGGGCTGAACCGGCTGCACGTGCGGGAGTGGCTGGGGTATGCGTGGGTGTGCCTGGCCGAGGACCCGCCGTCGTTCGACGACACGGTGGTCTCCGATGTCACCGCGCGGCTGGGTGATGCCGGGGCGATCAACTCCTACGACATCACCGCGCTGAAGCTGGGCAAGCGCATCGAGTACGACGTGAAGGCGAACTGGAAGCAGATCATCGAGAACTTCATGGAGTGCTACCACTGCGCCACGATCCACCCCGAGCTCACCGAGGTGCTGCCGGAGTTCGCCGACGGTTTCGCCGCGCAGTACTACGTCGGTCACGGTGCGGAGTTCGGTGAGGACGTGCAGGGCTTCACCGTCGACGGCAGCGAGGGCCTGGAGCGGCTGCCCGGGGTGACCGAGGACCAGGACCGCCGCTACTACGCCATCACCGTGCGCCCGCAGGTGTTCATCAACCTGGTGCCCGACCACGTCATCTTCCACCGGATGTTCCCGGTCGCGCCGGATCGCACGCTGATCGAGTGCGACTGGCTGTACCTGCCCGAGGTCGTGGAGTCCGGCCGCGACCTGTCCCGCTCGGTCGAGCTGTTCGACCGCGTCAACCGGCAGGACTTCGACGCCTGCGAACGCTGCCAGCTGGCCATGGACTCCCGCGGCTACAGCAAGGGCGGAGTCTTCGTCCCCAGCGAACACCACATCGCGGAATTCCACGACTGGGCCCGGGAGCAGATCGGCGAAGGCTCCGGCGGCGAGTGA
- a CDS encoding AMP-binding protein translates to MGAVEDYLADLRVRQQEVWPPGIPREVEYPLGERPVTEYVSHWARTVPDRVAYDFYGRRITYAELDELAARFAGWLDAVGVAPGERVGVFLPNCPQLVVAMLGVLRAGAVYVPVNPMFREHELRHELADAGVSVLLSLDALYPLVEKVRPDTAVREVLVTALTDMLPPEPVRPEPGSVRAPSEIASGWARALAHPPAPGRGADLDALAALNYTGGTTGMPKGCEHTQRHMIYTAATAAAAAGIDVTGGRPEVFLIYVPIFWIAGEDFGILVPLFCGSTVVLLTRWDAGAVLEAVTTRRVTTMLGTVDNYVELMEHPDSGAHELSSLRRPRAMSFVRKLTPRLRQRWRELAGPGSVLREASYGMTETHTADSITEGFQAGDHDLLTAPVFCGLPVPGTEFMVVDEVTAEPLPLGATGEIVVRSPSLLTGYYQQPEATAHALRDGWLHTGDLGIVDEDGCLHYLGRNKEMIKVSGMSVFPSEVESLLARHPGVLGAAVVPKTDPERGQVPVAFVQPAPGAELDEAALREWARLNMAPYKVPVVRLVDALPMTATGKIQKGRLLEEAERLTARP, encoded by the coding sequence ATGGGCGCTGTTGAGGACTACCTCGCGGATCTGCGCGTGCGTCAGCAGGAGGTGTGGCCGCCGGGCATCCCGCGCGAGGTCGAGTACCCGCTCGGCGAGCGGCCGGTCACCGAGTACGTGAGCCACTGGGCGCGCACGGTTCCCGACCGCGTCGCCTACGACTTCTACGGACGCCGCATCACCTACGCCGAACTGGACGAGCTCGCCGCGCGGTTCGCGGGATGGCTGGACGCGGTCGGCGTCGCCCCGGGCGAGCGCGTCGGGGTGTTCCTGCCCAACTGCCCGCAACTCGTGGTCGCCATGCTCGGCGTCCTGCGCGCGGGGGCGGTGTACGTCCCGGTCAACCCGATGTTCCGCGAGCACGAGCTGCGCCACGAGCTGGCCGACGCGGGCGTGTCCGTCCTGCTGTCGCTGGACGCGCTGTACCCACTGGTCGAAAAGGTGCGGCCGGACACCGCCGTGCGCGAGGTGCTCGTCACCGCGCTGACCGACATGCTGCCGCCGGAACCCGTGCGTCCGGAGCCAGGTTCGGTGCGCGCCCCATCGGAGATCGCGAGCGGATGGGCGCGGGCGCTCGCGCATCCGCCCGCGCCGGGACGTGGAGCCGACCTCGACGCGCTGGCGGCGCTGAACTACACCGGCGGCACCACCGGCATGCCCAAGGGCTGCGAGCACACGCAGCGGCACATGATCTACACGGCCGCCACCGCCGCGGCGGCCGCGGGCATCGACGTCACCGGCGGGCGGCCCGAGGTCTTCCTGATCTACGTGCCGATCTTCTGGATCGCGGGGGAGGACTTCGGAATCCTGGTGCCGCTGTTCTGCGGGAGCACCGTCGTCCTGCTGACCCGCTGGGACGCGGGCGCGGTGCTGGAGGCGGTGACCACGCGCCGGGTCACCACGATGCTCGGCACCGTGGACAACTACGTCGAGCTCATGGAGCACCCCGACTCCGGTGCCCACGAGCTGTCGTCGCTGCGCCGGCCGCGCGCGATGTCGTTCGTCCGCAAGCTGACGCCGCGGTTGCGGCAGCGGTGGCGGGAGCTGGCCGGGCCGGGAAGCGTGCTGCGCGAGGCTTCCTACGGGATGACCGAGACCCACACCGCGGACTCGATCACCGAGGGCTTCCAGGCGGGCGACCACGACCTGCTCACCGCTCCGGTGTTCTGCGGGCTTCCGGTGCCCGGCACGGAGTTCATGGTCGTCGACGAGGTCACCGCCGAGCCGCTGCCGCTGGGCGCGACGGGGGAGATCGTGGTCCGCTCGCCGTCGCTGCTCACCGGCTACTACCAGCAGCCGGAGGCGACCGCCCACGCGCTGCGCGACGGCTGGCTGCACACCGGCGACCTCGGGATCGTCGACGAGGACGGCTGCCTGCACTACCTCGGCCGCAACAAGGAGATGATCAAGGTGTCGGGCATGAGCGTCTTCCCGTCCGAAGTGGAGAGTCTGCTCGCCAGACATCCAGGCGTGCTCGGTGCGGCGGTCGTGCCGAAGACCGATCCCGAGCGCGGCCAGGTGCCGGTGGCGTTCGTGCAGCCCGCCCCGGGAGCGGAGCTGGACGAGGCCGCGCTGCGGGAGTGGGCTCGGCTCAACATGGCGCCGTACAAGGTCCCGGTCGTGCGGTTGGTCGACGCGCTGCCGATGACCGCGACCGGGAAGATCCAAAAAGGACGGTTGCTGGAAGAGGCCGAACGGCTCACCGCGCGACCGTAG
- a CDS encoding CBS domain-containing protein: MRISEILSKKGSDVATIRPTAAVSELLRMLAHHNIGAMAVVGEGEDLLGIVSERDVVRRLDERGAELLTATVAEIMTTSVITCTPADAVESLTEIMTERRIRHLPVVEGGALVGIVSIGDVVKSRIDALEQSQEQLESYITQG, translated from the coding sequence ATGCGCATCTCCGAGATCCTGAGCAAGAAGGGCTCCGACGTCGCCACCATCCGCCCGACCGCCGCGGTGAGCGAGCTGCTCAGGATGCTCGCGCACCACAACATCGGCGCGATGGCCGTGGTCGGCGAGGGCGAGGACCTGCTGGGCATCGTCTCCGAGCGCGACGTCGTGCGCCGCCTCGACGAGCGCGGCGCGGAGCTGCTGACGGCCACCGTCGCCGAGATCATGACCACCAGCGTCATCACCTGCACGCCCGCGGACGCCGTCGAGAGCCTCACCGAGATCATGACCGAACGCCGCATCCGCCACCTGCCCGTGGTCGAAGGCGGGGCGCTGGTCGGCATAGTCAGCATCGGCGACGTCGTCAAGAGCCGCATCGACGCCCTGGAGCAGAGCCAGGAGCAGCTCGAGTCCTACATCACGCAGGGCTGA
- a CDS encoding LuxR family transcriptional regulator codes for MPQDACTSARQNTSSVGLRTSSPVLIGRTAELGTLVTAVNTAPSVVFVEGEAGIGKTRLVNELLVAVRSESVWVTTGYCQPLRDPFPHGVVFECLGGCAKRLSASGRLSAVTGSLRPYLPELADRLPPAPEPLGDQAAERHRLFRAVRDLLAALGRVVVVVEDIQWADEGSRQLLRFVMTDPPPGLSLVVTYRREELPGRSAALGRAFRPSPGTSSAHLVLGPLEPEEVRGLAQAILGTPVSHEFAVDLHGGTAGIPFVLEETLHALRQREGGIRPDGRGAKRMLAELEVPALLREAMLERLDGLPAHARALAECAAVLNCPADVALLASMTMLAPARAGTAVSKLLTAGVLVEDEDGRYRYRHPLAQRAVYYALPGPRRQELHNRALRMLARQDPRPLLMLAEHAKRAGQHAARLRYGEEAAALAMQAGDATTAVELRLSLVAEPAVPPADVNRLVSRLCQDALTGLHQHEVTAELERLLPDTRLSEDVRGEVRLGLGLLLIRQEGALERGRVEVQLAIDDLGTRPDLALRGMAVLALPYIGITPLAENMRWLQRIERELGAVPRGLSGFAVLANSIGGRMHVGDPLAWQQLARVDPLSDDVGEQRHIARLYCNLADSCSWTGHYQQAERFIRNGLSVAARCGAPYVVGTAEATRIRLDWMAGRWAGLQERAWQLAETYQHLMPVVSELHLVLGWTDAAHGNWDGAAEHFARTGLSDPGNSIAPVMLAAFGGVVSVRLAQDDVVEACRQADRGLEVFRHKGVWAWAGELVPEAVEAYCAAGRTADAEKVTEELAVGLSSLDAPLAEVALLDCRARIAAHRGRPSAAAQEFHRAGRTYERLGVPYRALRMAELAAHHAPGGPDGMGELADRYAELGATRDAARCRHLLRSHGTTTPSRRGRRGYGNELSPREQDVARLLAGGRTNREIAEALFLSRRTVEQHVARVLRKLGAASRTELQRH; via the coding sequence ATGCCGCAAGACGCGTGTACTTCCGCCCGGCAGAACACGTCCTCGGTGGGCCTGCGCACGAGTTCGCCGGTGCTCATCGGCCGCACCGCGGAGCTGGGCACACTGGTCACCGCCGTGAACACCGCGCCGTCGGTGGTGTTCGTCGAGGGCGAGGCCGGGATCGGCAAGACCCGGCTGGTCAACGAGCTGCTGGTGGCGGTGCGCTCCGAGTCGGTGTGGGTCACCACGGGCTACTGCCAGCCGCTGCGCGACCCGTTCCCGCACGGCGTGGTGTTCGAGTGCCTCGGCGGCTGCGCCAAGCGGCTGTCGGCTTCCGGTCGGCTCAGCGCCGTCACCGGTTCGCTGCGCCCTTACCTGCCCGAGCTCGCCGACCGGCTTCCGCCGGCACCGGAACCGCTCGGCGACCAGGCGGCCGAACGGCACCGGCTGTTCCGCGCGGTGCGGGACCTGCTCGCCGCGCTCGGCCGGGTCGTGGTCGTGGTCGAGGACATCCAGTGGGCCGACGAGGGTTCGCGGCAGCTGTTGCGGTTCGTCATGACCGATCCGCCGCCCGGGCTCTCCCTCGTGGTCACCTACCGCAGGGAGGAGCTGCCCGGCCGCTCCGCCGCGCTGGGCAGGGCGTTCCGCCCGTCACCGGGGACCAGCAGCGCGCACCTGGTGCTGGGTCCGCTGGAGCCCGAGGAGGTGCGCGGCCTCGCCCAGGCCATCCTCGGCACGCCCGTGTCGCACGAGTTCGCCGTCGACCTGCACGGCGGAACGGCCGGAATTCCCTTCGTGCTGGAGGAAACGCTGCACGCGCTGCGCCAGCGGGAAGGCGGCATCCGTCCGGACGGCCGCGGCGCCAAGCGGATGCTGGCCGAGCTGGAGGTCCCGGCCCTGCTGCGGGAGGCGATGCTGGAGCGACTGGACGGCCTGCCCGCCCACGCCCGGGCGCTCGCCGAGTGCGCGGCGGTGCTCAACTGCCCGGCCGACGTCGCGCTGCTCGCGTCGATGACGATGCTGGCGCCGGCGCGAGCGGGCACCGCCGTCTCGAAGCTGCTCACCGCCGGGGTGCTGGTGGAGGACGAGGACGGCCGCTACCGCTACCGCCACCCGCTCGCACAGCGCGCGGTGTACTACGCACTGCCCGGGCCGCGCAGGCAGGAGCTGCACAACCGCGCGCTGCGCATGCTGGCCAGGCAGGACCCGAGACCGCTGCTCATGCTCGCCGAGCACGCCAAGCGGGCGGGCCAGCACGCCGCGCGGCTGCGCTACGGCGAGGAGGCCGCCGCCCTGGCCATGCAGGCGGGCGACGCCACCACCGCCGTGGAGCTGCGGCTGTCGCTGGTGGCCGAGCCCGCGGTGCCACCGGCCGACGTGAACCGGCTGGTGAGCAGGCTGTGCCAGGACGCGCTCACCGGACTGCACCAGCACGAGGTCACCGCGGAGCTGGAGCGGCTGCTCCCCGACACCCGGCTGTCCGAAGACGTGCGTGGCGAGGTGCGGCTGGGCCTCGGGCTGCTGCTGATCCGCCAGGAGGGCGCGCTGGAGCGCGGCCGGGTGGAGGTGCAGCTGGCCATCGACGACCTGGGAACCCGGCCCGACCTGGCCCTGCGCGGGATGGCGGTGCTGGCGCTGCCCTACATCGGCATCACGCCGCTGGCCGAGAACATGCGCTGGCTGCAACGGATCGAGCGCGAGCTGGGAGCGGTCCCGCGCGGCCTGTCGGGGTTCGCGGTGCTGGCCAACTCGATCGGCGGGCGCATGCACGTCGGCGACCCGCTCGCCTGGCAACAGCTCGCGCGGGTCGATCCGCTGTCCGACGACGTCGGCGAGCAGCGCCACATCGCCCGCCTCTACTGCAACCTGGCCGACTCGTGCTCGTGGACCGGGCATTACCAGCAGGCCGAGCGGTTCATCCGCAACGGCCTGAGCGTCGCCGCCCGCTGCGGCGCGCCGTACGTGGTGGGCACCGCCGAGGCGACCAGGATCCGGCTGGACTGGATGGCCGGGCGCTGGGCGGGGCTGCAGGAGCGGGCGTGGCAGCTCGCCGAGACCTACCAGCACCTGATGCCGGTGGTCAGCGAACTGCACCTGGTGCTGGGCTGGACCGATGCCGCGCACGGGAACTGGGACGGCGCGGCGGAGCACTTCGCCCGCACCGGGCTGTCGGACCCGGGCAACTCGATCGCGCCGGTGATGCTGGCGGCCTTCGGCGGTGTGGTGAGCGTCCGGCTGGCCCAGGACGACGTCGTGGAGGCGTGCCGGCAGGCCGACCGCGGGCTGGAGGTCTTCCGCCACAAGGGCGTGTGGGCGTGGGCCGGGGAGCTGGTGCCGGAAGCCGTCGAGGCGTACTGCGCGGCGGGCAGGACCGCTGACGCGGAGAAGGTGACCGAGGAACTGGCCGTGGGTCTGTCCTCTCTGGACGCTCCGCTGGCCGAGGTGGCGCTGCTGGACTGCCGAGCCCGGATCGCCGCGCACCGGGGACGGCCGTCGGCCGCGGCTCAGGAATTCCACCGCGCAGGGCGGACTTACGAGCGCCTGGGGGTGCCCTACCGCGCGCTGCGGATGGCCGAGCTGGCGGCACATCACGCGCCCGGTGGACCGGACGGCATGGGGGAGCTGGCCGACCGCTACGCCGAGCTGGGCGCGACGCGCGACGCGGCGAGGTGCCGCCACCTGTTGCGCAGCCACGGCACCACCACGCCGTCGCGGCGGGGCAGGCGCGGCTACGGCAACGAGCTTTCGCCGCGCGAGCAGGACGTCGCCCGGCTGCTGGCCGGAGGCCGCACGAACCGGGAGATCGCCGAGGCCCTCTTCCTGTCGCGGCGCACGGTGGAGCAGCACGTCGCGCGCGTGCTGCGCAAGCTCGGCGCCGCCTCGCGCACCGAGCTCCAGCGCCACTGA
- a CDS encoding lipoate--protein ligase family protein, whose translation MDLLHGALGADEDQALEIAVAHALLRGVSRGDSGAVLRVYRPTAPVVAFSRRDSHLPGFDAAVRAARDAGFQPLVRPQGGRAVAYTEQSVVVDHVSPHPDFPAGLNERFTDYGHLWADVLREHGVDARVGAVPGEYCPGAYSVNARGVVKLVGTAQRLVRQAWLFSAVAIFDGAEVLRPLLTEIYAHLGLDFDGSSVGSVREEVPDLDLERFESAVIASYGALTELTPTALDDGVVSAAHDLAVDHRL comes from the coding sequence GTGGACCTCCTGCACGGCGCCCTCGGCGCGGACGAAGACCAGGCGTTGGAGATCGCGGTCGCGCACGCGCTGCTGCGCGGGGTCAGCCGCGGCGACTCCGGGGCGGTCCTGCGGGTGTACCGGCCGACGGCACCGGTCGTGGCGTTCAGCCGCCGGGACTCCCACCTGCCGGGTTTCGACGCGGCGGTCCGCGCCGCGCGCGACGCGGGGTTCCAGCCGCTCGTCCGGCCGCAGGGCGGCCGCGCGGTGGCCTACACCGAGCAGTCGGTCGTGGTCGACCACGTCAGCCCGCACCCGGACTTCCCGGCAGGGCTCAACGAGCGGTTCACCGACTACGGGCACCTGTGGGCGGACGTGCTCCGGGAGCACGGCGTGGACGCCCGGGTCGGTGCGGTACCGGGCGAGTACTGCCCCGGTGCCTACAGCGTCAACGCCCGCGGCGTGGTCAAGCTGGTCGGCACCGCGCAGCGGCTGGTGCGGCAGGCGTGGCTGTTCAGCGCGGTGGCCATCTTCGACGGCGCCGAGGTACTGCGGCCGCTCCTGACCGAGATCTACGCCCACCTCGGCCTGGACTTCGACGGCAGCTCGGTCGGCTCGGTGCGCGAGGAGGTGCCCGACCTGGACCTGGAGCGCTTCGAGTCGGCGGTCATCGCCTCCTACGGCGCCCTGACCGAGCTGACCCCCACCGCGCTCGACGACGGGGTGGTGAGCGCCGCCCACGACCTGGCCGTCGACCATCGCCTCTGA